One window of Dermacentor andersoni chromosome 7, qqDerAnde1_hic_scaffold, whole genome shotgun sequence genomic DNA carries:
- the LOC126534804 gene encoding uncharacterized protein encodes MDRHHQQEARDPVLTSSPFTDVDPRSPNASRSPDRNFFGHSARGSAGGVRDPPLEQPLDFSLKSAAASSCSSPLSSEDDRRPSPECVALGAACSQPEASNRLPCPESHQCNPSLLIPRTATNTSASTSPPAPFQNGYVNGYAGASGPLQGLQSSPLMTFLRSPPRSNLSVSPAPPLVRPPPQQPAFPSLRSPPSVNAPTSPQPSAPSQTGKYVRPFKAYKPVDLLPMDLYSVSNQLFPAASAAAAGFRLADRAAQPEFVAYCKRFLQAVHANGRQERQHRRSRPAGSASAAAGSAHQLSSTSPPPQSNGAPTTCRADSGEEGSTSPENSDSSALAVTNGDASTSGPVTNGGTTTNGGAPTANGGGVVAANGDPPNGAPSAATGGGPVRNGRRRSRLPDSQKDEAYWQRRRKNNEAAKRSRDARRAKEDEIAIRCTLLQNENTQLHCEITSLRNEMVRLHNELSVLRKATMYANAFCQ; translated from the coding sequence ATGGACCGCCACCACCAGCAGGAGGCGCGGGACCCCGTCCTCACGTCAAGCCCGTTTACCGACGTGGACCCTCGGTCCCCGAATGCCAGCCGCTCGCCCGACCGCAACTTTTTCGGCCACAGCGCTCGCGGCAGCGCCGGCGGAGTCCGCGATCCACCGCTCGaacagccgctggacttctccctCAAGAGCGCAGCTGCGTCCTCCTGTTCCTCGCCGTTGTCTTCCGAAGACGACCGGAGGCCGTCCCCGGAATGCGTGGCTCTGGGCGCCGCCTGCTCGCAACCCGAGGCGTCGAACCGGCTGCCGTGCCCGGAGTCCCACCAGTGCAACCCGTCGCTGTTGATCCCGCGCACGGCGACGAACACGTCCGCCTCGACGTCACCGCCGGCCCCGTTCCAGAACGGATACGTGAACGGCTACGCCGGGGCGAGCGGCCCGTTGCAGGGCCTGCAAAGCTCCCCGCTCATGACGTTTCTGCGGTCGCCTCCCAGGAGCAACCTGTCGGTCTCCCCGGCGCCTCCGCTCGTCAGACCACCGCCGCAGCAGCCGGCGTTCCCGTCGCTGCGGTCGCCTCCGTCGGTCAACGCGCCTACTAGCCCGCAGCCGAGTGCCCCGTCACAGACGGGCAAGTACGTGCGGCCTTTCAAGGCTTACAAGCCCGTAGACCTACTCCCCATGGATCTGTACAGCGTTTCCAACCAGCTCTTTCCTGCGGCCTCGGCTGCCGCGGCGGGCTTCCGGCTCGCCGACAGGGCGGCCCAGCCGGAGTTCGTGGCATATTGCAAGCGCTTTCTGCAGGCCGTGCACGCGAACGGACGCCAGGAACGACAACACCGGAGGTCGAGGCCGGCGGGCTCGGCCTCTGCCGCCGCCGGCTCTGCGCACCAGCTGTCCTCGACGTCGCCACCGCCACAGAGCAACGGCGCCCCGACGACGTGCCGCGCGGACAGCGGTGAGGAAGGCTCGACGTCGCCGGAGAACAGCGACTCGTCCGCTTTGGCCGTCACCAACGGTGACGCGTCTACCAGCGGGCCCGTCACCAACGGCGGCACTACCACGAACGGAGGCGCGCCCACCGCCAACGGAGGCGGCGTCGTCGCCGCAAACGGTGACCCCCCGAACGGCGCTCCCTCTGCCGCCACGGGCGGCGGCCCCGTCCGCAACGGGCGGCGACGCTCCCGCCTACCCGacagccagaaggacgaagcgtACTGGCAACGCCGCCGCAAGAACAACGAGGCCGCCAAGAGGTCCCGGGACGCGCGCAGGGCCAAGGAGGACGAGATTGCCATACGGTGCACCTTGCTGCAAAATGAGAACACGCAGCTCCACTGCGAGATCACCAGTCTCCGCAACGAGATGGTCCGTCTCCACAACGAGCTCAGCGTTCTGCGCAAAGCCACCATGTACGCGAACGCGTTTTGCCAGTAG